A section of the Tumebacillus amylolyticus genome encodes:
- a CDS encoding class I SAM-dependent methyltransferase gives MQAQQLTEKWMFLNKFLESPKSVGSVTPSSRFLTDKMLKPVKWSEALAVAELGSGTGVFTRGIERVKRADCQLVLFEQDPEMRFRLAQEFPDTVCRHDAQELVREVESLGIKQLDAVISGLPFANFEQDVRDRILDQVVQSLKPGGVFVTFQYSLQMRRQLREKFDRVQVGFVPLNVPPAFVYVCYTSS, from the coding sequence ATGCAAGCGCAACAACTGACGGAGAAGTGGATGTTTCTGAACAAGTTCTTGGAATCCCCGAAAAGCGTGGGCAGCGTGACACCGAGCTCGCGTTTTCTGACAGATAAAATGTTGAAGCCGGTCAAATGGAGTGAAGCCCTTGCAGTCGCGGAGTTGGGATCGGGCACGGGCGTATTTACCCGAGGCATTGAACGGGTGAAGCGTGCGGACTGCCAGCTCGTCCTGTTTGAACAAGACCCGGAGATGCGTTTCCGCTTGGCGCAGGAGTTTCCAGACACAGTCTGCCGCCATGATGCACAGGAACTGGTGCGCGAAGTGGAAAGTCTGGGAATCAAGCAACTGGATGCCGTGATCTCGGGCCTGCCGTTTGCGAATTTCGAGCAGGACGTGCGTGATCGGATTCTGGATCAGGTCGTGCAATCCTTGAAACCGGGCGGCGTGTTCGTGACGTTCCAATATTCGCTGCAGATGCGCCGCCAATTGCGTGAAAAGTTTGATCGGGTTCAAGTTGGTTTCGTCCCGCTCAACGTCCCGCCGGCGTTCGTCTACGTTTGCTATACTAGCAGTTGA
- a CDS encoding response regulator translates to MRDARILVVDDEKEIRDLIEIYLKNEGFHVLHAQDGVEALHILSQQDVDLLILDVMMPRMDGIQACLKIREAKHMPILMLSAKSQDLDKIHGLSTGADDYMTKPFNPLELVARVKSQLRRYLLLNNAKSPTQDHDEIEIGELLINTSTHEVHVGEREVKLTPTEFSILELLARHRGMVFSAERIYERVWEEPFYQSDNTVMVHVRKIREKIEENTRAPRYIKTVWGVGYKIES, encoded by the coding sequence ATCCGTGACGCTCGGATTCTCGTGGTCGACGATGAAAAGGAAATTCGCGACCTGATCGAGATCTATCTGAAAAACGAAGGCTTCCACGTCCTCCACGCACAGGACGGCGTCGAAGCGTTGCACATTTTATCTCAACAGGACGTCGACTTGCTGATCCTCGACGTGATGATGCCGCGCATGGACGGCATCCAAGCCTGCTTGAAAATTCGCGAAGCCAAACACATGCCCATCTTGATGCTCTCCGCCAAGTCGCAGGACTTGGACAAAATTCACGGCCTCAGCACCGGCGCGGACGATTACATGACCAAACCGTTCAACCCGCTGGAACTGGTCGCCCGCGTGAAATCCCAATTGCGCCGCTATCTGCTGCTCAACAACGCGAAATCGCCGACTCAAGATCATGACGAGATTGAAATCGGAGAACTCCTGATCAACACGTCCACACATGAAGTGCATGTGGGGGAGCGGGAAGTGAAGTTGACGCCGACCGAGTTCTCGATTCTTGAGTTGTTGGCACGTCACCGAGGGATGGTGTTCAGCGCCGAACGCATCTACGAACGCGTTTGGGAAGAGCCCTTCTACCAGTCGGACAACACCGTGATGGTCCACGTCCGCAAGATTCGGGAAAAAATCGAGGAGAACACCCGCGCTCCTCGCTACATCAAGACGGTCTGGGGCGTGGGGTACAAAATTGAAAGCTAA
- a CDS encoding alpha/beta hydrolase, whose product METNPLLQPSSYRRRRRRITPLRVGLALLVLLLLAVPGFTGYVCYSLTHPAKRPVTINPEMLEMAYQDVTFASADGTKLSGWFLPAGGNDKLVIMSHGYTGNRVGDKPALPTAKALVEHGISVLMFDFRNSGMSDGSKTTVGAEEKNDLLSALKFAESQGYGGKGIGFMGYSMGAATSLVAAADAPEVKAVIADSPFADLTDYLHENLPYWSHLPNFPFTALMMWEIPLVTGHETSEVSPVGSAEKLRDRPILFIHGKRDKAIDVSNSEKIIKAIHGSKTELWSIAPADHVQTFEFEPVEYLDKVVGFFERNL is encoded by the coding sequence ATGGAAACCAATCCACTTTTACAACCTTCTTCGTATCGACGCCGTCGTCGGCGGATCACGCCGTTGCGCGTGGGTCTTGCCCTGCTGGTGCTGCTGCTTCTCGCGGTGCCGGGGTTTACGGGGTATGTGTGTTACAGTTTGACGCATCCTGCGAAGCGTCCGGTGACGATCAATCCGGAGATGCTCGAGATGGCGTATCAAGATGTGACGTTTGCTTCTGCAGATGGAACGAAATTGAGCGGGTGGTTCCTCCCGGCCGGGGGCAATGACAAGCTCGTGATCATGTCGCACGGGTACACGGGCAATCGCGTCGGGGACAAACCCGCGCTACCGACGGCGAAAGCGTTGGTGGAGCACGGAATTTCGGTGCTGATGTTCGACTTCCGGAACTCGGGGATGTCGGACGGGAGCAAGACAACGGTCGGGGCTGAGGAAAAAAATGACCTGCTGTCCGCGTTGAAATTTGCAGAATCGCAAGGGTACGGCGGGAAGGGTATTGGGTTTATGGGGTATTCGATGGGCGCGGCGACGTCGCTCGTTGCGGCGGCCGATGCGCCGGAGGTGAAGGCTGTGATTGCAGACAGTCCGTTTGCGGATTTGACGGATTACTTGCACGAGAATCTGCCTTATTGGTCGCATCTGCCGAACTTCCCGTTTACTGCGTTGATGATGTGGGAGATTCCGTTGGTGACCGGGCATGAGACTTCTGAGGTGAGCCCGGTGGGAAGTGCGGAGAAACTGCGGGATCGGCCGATTTTGTTTATTCATGGGAAGAGGGATAAGGCGATTGATGTGAGTAATAGTGAGAAGATTATCAAGGCGATACATGGGAGCAAAACCGAGTTGTGGTCGATTGCACCGGCGGATCATGTGCAGACGTTTGAGTTTGAGCCGGTGGAGTATTTGGATAAGGTTGTGGGGTTTTTTGAAAGGAATTTGTAG
- the megL gene encoding methionine gamma-lyase, with the protein MAREFEFEGFETKSIHAADPRSEAFGSLTVPLYMTSTYVFPDAETGGARFAGEEQGMIYSRIANPTVDVLEKAMAQLEGAEAGLAFGSGMGAISAVLIAMVKSGDHILCSDGLYGCTYGLLTMLKEKFGVEFDLVDMSDMERVRAMMRPQTKVVYVETPINPTLKVVDLQAVSEIAHAGGAQLVVDNTFMTPYLQQPLKHGADVVVHSATKYLGGHGDLIAGVAVGSKAFLDELRFSTLKDIGAVMAPMEAWLILRGLKTLSLRMERHCENAHKVYTYLANHPKVSKVYFPGAPDHPQQELIARQMRGSSGMIAFEVQTLEAGRTLMNSVRLAQLAVSLGEATTLIQHPASMTHAVVPADVRRDEMGIADGLVRLSVGLEHPDDIIADLEQALAKIPVQQPESAKVDTDPHTAA; encoded by the coding sequence ATGGCACGAGAGTTTGAATTTGAAGGGTTCGAAACGAAAAGCATTCACGCAGCCGATCCGCGATCTGAGGCGTTTGGGTCGTTGACGGTTCCGTTGTATATGACATCTACGTACGTATTCCCCGATGCCGAGACGGGCGGCGCTCGATTTGCAGGCGAAGAGCAGGGCATGATCTACTCGCGCATCGCCAACCCGACCGTCGACGTGTTGGAAAAAGCGATGGCGCAGTTGGAGGGCGCAGAAGCGGGTCTCGCGTTTGGCTCCGGCATGGGCGCCATCTCGGCCGTTTTGATCGCGATGGTGAAGTCGGGGGACCACATCCTCTGCTCCGACGGGCTGTACGGTTGCACTTATGGTCTGCTCACGATGTTGAAGGAGAAGTTCGGAGTTGAGTTCGATCTCGTCGACATGTCGGACATGGAACGAGTTCGTGCCATGATGCGTCCGCAAACTAAAGTCGTCTACGTGGAAACCCCGATCAACCCTACGTTGAAGGTGGTTGACCTGCAAGCTGTCTCCGAAATCGCACATGCGGGCGGGGCGCAACTCGTCGTGGACAACACGTTCATGACCCCGTATCTGCAACAACCGTTGAAGCACGGGGCCGATGTCGTCGTCCACAGCGCGACGAAGTACCTCGGCGGACACGGTGATTTGATCGCCGGCGTCGCCGTCGGGAGCAAGGCGTTTCTCGATGAACTGCGATTCTCGACGTTGAAGGACATCGGCGCCGTCATGGCTCCCATGGAAGCCTGGCTGATTCTGCGCGGGTTGAAAACGCTCTCGCTTCGCATGGAGCGTCACTGTGAGAACGCGCACAAAGTCTACACGTATCTCGCGAACCACCCGAAAGTCTCGAAGGTCTACTTCCCCGGCGCGCCCGACCATCCGCAGCAGGAGTTGATCGCGCGCCAGATGCGCGGGTCGAGCGGGATGATCGCATTTGAAGTTCAGACGTTGGAAGCGGGGCGCACGCTGATGAACTCCGTACGTCTTGCCCAATTGGCGGTCTCGCTCGGTGAAGCAACCACGCTCATCCAGCACCCGGCTTCGATGACGCATGCGGTCGTCCCGGCCGACGTGCGCCGTGACGAGATGGGCATCGCCGACGGTCTCGTGCGTCTGTCTGTCGGTCTGGAACATCCGGACGACATCATCGCCGATCTGGAGCAAGCGTTGGCGAAGATTCCGGTTCAGCAGCCGGAATCTGCGAAGGTCGACACCGACCCGCATACGGCCGCGTAA
- a CDS encoding SRPBCC family protein, protein MARVTCEVEINAPVESVWALMQDPARRGEWDFRVTGGRFTKDGHPTKGATFTVGGRMVWGYRFDMEYLAVQPLRQTVVRLVEAHGLPIASGAGSWTYLRDGADRTVVRSAFRFELKKPWSWLFDPWLMTPVMYWITKRSLKRLKRLIERENF, encoded by the coding sequence ATGGCGCGTGTCACTTGTGAAGTTGAGATCAACGCCCCTGTAGAAAGCGTCTGGGCGCTCATGCAAGACCCCGCCCGACGGGGCGAGTGGGACTTTCGTGTGACGGGCGGACGGTTTACCAAGGACGGGCACCCGACCAAAGGGGCGACGTTTACCGTCGGGGGTCGGATGGTGTGGGGATATCGCTTTGACATGGAGTATCTCGCCGTCCAACCGCTTCGGCAGACCGTTGTGCGTCTCGTAGAAGCTCATGGGCTTCCCATCGCCTCCGGGGCGGGGTCTTGGACGTATCTGCGCGACGGTGCCGACCGAACGGTGGTGCGTTCGGCGTTTCGCTTTGAGTTGAAAAAACCGTGGAGTTGGCTTTTCGATCCGTGGCTGATGACGCCGGTGATGTACTGGATCACCAAGCGCAGTCTGAAACGGCTCAAACGCTTGATCGAGCGCGAGAATTTCTAA
- a CDS encoding sigma 54-interacting transcriptional regulator produces MSMIRWMVETTDRIGMTLDVVRVLTTHACNIEAMEVMRHYVYVRLEHPPGEIECVYGDLLGIDGVRAVTQVQKLPAEERESQLLRESFKSRRDEITFDDIVHGSDLMRRCIQTARMVAQTDSTVLLLGESGTGKELFARAIHNASRRTQYAFVAINCATLPEHLLESELFGYEEGAFTGTKRGGKPGLYEAADKGTLFLDEVGEMPLPLQAKLLRTIQAGTFRRVGGTREQQANVRVIAATNRDLLQMVRSGQFREDLYYRLHVIPVQIPPLRSRPEDVVLLAEHFLQNWRSKTGKVGLVLSDACQERMSQYDFPGNVRELENMVERSVHLVDGEVIEPYHMMFPDVRVTGAGTGAWVGNGSLKERVEEFERQVIADYLDRFGSLRTVAKQLGTSHTTIINKAHRYGLARGREGERE; encoded by the coding sequence ATGTCCATGATTCGCTGGATGGTGGAAACAACGGACCGGATCGGGATGACACTCGACGTGGTGCGGGTGCTGACGACGCATGCGTGCAACATCGAGGCGATGGAAGTGATGCGCCATTATGTGTACGTGCGGTTGGAGCATCCGCCGGGCGAGATCGAGTGCGTCTATGGCGATTTGCTTGGCATCGACGGCGTGCGGGCTGTGACGCAGGTGCAGAAATTGCCCGCCGAGGAACGGGAATCGCAGTTGTTGCGGGAATCGTTCAAGAGTCGGCGAGATGAAATTACGTTTGACGACATCGTGCATGGGAGCGATCTGATGCGGCGGTGCATCCAGACGGCGAGGATGGTGGCGCAGACCGATTCGACCGTTCTGTTGCTCGGAGAGAGCGGGACGGGCAAAGAGTTGTTCGCCCGGGCCATACACAACGCGTCTCGACGTACGCAATATGCGTTTGTGGCGATCAACTGCGCGACGTTGCCGGAGCATCTGTTGGAGAGCGAGCTGTTCGGGTATGAGGAGGGCGCTTTTACCGGCACGAAGCGCGGGGGGAAGCCCGGGTTGTATGAAGCGGCGGACAAAGGCACACTTTTTTTGGATGAAGTGGGCGAGATGCCGTTGCCTCTGCAAGCGAAGTTGTTGCGCACGATTCAGGCGGGCACGTTTCGGCGGGTCGGCGGAACGCGGGAGCAGCAGGCGAATGTGCGGGTGATTGCGGCGACGAACCGCGATTTGTTGCAGATGGTGCGCAGCGGGCAGTTTCGCGAGGATTTGTATTACCGCTTGCATGTAATTCCGGTGCAGATTCCGCCGCTGAGGTCGCGACCGGAGGATGTGGTGTTGCTGGCCGAGCATTTTTTGCAAAATTGGCGGTCGAAAACCGGCAAGGTTGGATTGGTGCTGTCGGACGCTTGTCAGGAACGGATGTCGCAGTACGACTTTCCGGGCAACGTGCGCGAATTGGAAAACATGGTGGAGCGGTCGGTGCATCTCGTCGACGGCGAGGTGATTGAGCCGTATCACATGATGTTCCCCGATGTGCGTGTGACGGGGGCGGGAACGGGGGCGTGGGTTGGAAACGGCTCGCTCAAGGAACGCGTGGAGGAATTTGAGCGGCAGGTGATCGCGGACTACTTGGATCGGTTCGGTTCGTTGCGCACGGTGGCGAAGCAGTTGGGTACTTCGCATACGACGATTATTAACAAAGCGCACCGCTACGGGTTGGCGCGTGGGCGTGAGGGGGAACGGGAGTGA
- a CDS encoding ABC transporter ATP-binding protein, with protein MSRFHGYNDWGRDGKEKPELKKESLLRIYRYFLPYWKQGIGVVFFILLSSGFGLLQPLLIRGVVDEAIPNGRTSLLNWLVVAMIVAAILQGLVSVGQAFLNSVIGQGVMNDIRNQMYAHLHRMSIRFFTSTKTGDIMSRVNNDVNGLQQVVTDTISQSINNLLLATTTMITMFLLDWRLALLSLVLLPLFILPTRRVGKLNYQVRKETQSKMSEMSSLMQETLSVSGAMLVKSFGREEDELRRFVGKTNELKRLQIRQSLIGRWFFMFISVISTAGPAIIYWYGGHLVIDQSITLGTVIAFTAFLTRLYGPVSSLAGIQVNVLGSVALFDRLFEYLDLKVEIQDKPGAVELRDVQGRIEFEEVSFWYQQERPVLQGLNFAIQPGQIVALVGPSGSGKTTISNLIPRLYDPSAGSVKLDGVDLRDVQLKSLGEQVGMVTQETFLFHTSIRENLRYGRPSATEEEIVAAAKAAYIHDLIVSLPDGYDTVVGERGHKLSGGEKQRMAMARVILKDPKILILDEATSALDSHSEAYIQQALEELMKSRTSVVIAHRLSTILHADQILVIEDGKLVEQGTHEELLAVDGLYASLYRQQFEGEQ; from the coding sequence GTGAGTCGTTTTCACGGGTACAACGACTGGGGTCGAGACGGCAAGGAGAAGCCGGAGTTGAAAAAAGAATCGCTGTTGCGCATCTACCGCTACTTTCTTCCGTATTGGAAGCAGGGGATCGGGGTGGTGTTTTTCATCTTGCTCTCCTCCGGGTTTGGGCTGTTGCAACCGCTGTTGATTCGCGGGGTGGTGGACGAAGCGATACCAAACGGGCGAACGTCTCTGCTGAACTGGCTCGTCGTCGCGATGATTGTGGCGGCGATCTTGCAAGGGTTGGTCAGCGTCGGGCAGGCGTTTCTCAACTCCGTGATCGGGCAGGGTGTGATGAACGACATTCGCAACCAGATGTATGCGCATCTGCATCGCATGTCGATTCGCTTTTTCACCTCGACGAAGACCGGGGATATCATGTCCCGCGTGAACAATGACGTGAACGGCTTGCAACAGGTCGTGACCGATACGATTTCGCAGTCGATCAACAATTTGTTGCTCGCCACGACGACGATGATCACGATGTTTCTGCTCGATTGGCGGTTGGCGCTGCTTTCGTTGGTGCTCTTGCCGCTGTTCATCTTGCCGACGCGGCGGGTGGGCAAGTTGAATTACCAAGTGCGCAAAGAAACGCAGTCCAAGATGAGCGAGATGTCATCGTTGATGCAAGAGACGCTCTCGGTCAGCGGAGCGATGTTGGTGAAATCGTTCGGGCGCGAAGAGGATGAACTGCGCCGCTTTGTGGGGAAAACGAACGAGTTGAAGCGGTTGCAGATTCGGCAGAGTCTGATCGGGCGCTGGTTTTTCATGTTTATTTCGGTGATCTCGACGGCAGGACCGGCGATCATTTATTGGTACGGCGGGCATTTGGTGATCGATCAGTCGATTACGCTCGGGACGGTGATTGCGTTTACGGCGTTTCTGACGCGGTTGTACGGGCCGGTCTCGTCGCTTGCGGGGATTCAAGTCAACGTGCTGGGCTCGGTGGCGTTGTTTGATCGGCTGTTTGAGTATCTCGATTTGAAAGTGGAGATTCAAGACAAGCCCGGCGCAGTAGAACTGCGGGACGTGCAGGGGCGGATCGAGTTTGAGGAGGTGTCGTTCTGGTACCAGCAGGAGCGTCCGGTGTTGCAGGGATTGAATTTTGCGATCCAGCCCGGACAGATTGTGGCGCTGGTCGGGCCGAGCGGCTCGGGGAAAACGACGATCTCGAATTTGATCCCGCGGTTGTACGACCCGTCTGCGGGGTCGGTGAAGTTGGACGGCGTGGATTTGCGCGACGTTCAGTTGAAGTCGCTCGGGGAGCAGGTCGGGATGGTGACGCAGGAGACCTTCCTGTTTCATACGAGTATTCGGGAGAATTTGCGGTATGGGAGACCGTCTGCCACGGAGGAAGAGATTGTCGCGGCGGCGAAGGCGGCGTATATTCACGATTTGATTGTGAGTTTGCCCGACGGGTACGATACGGTGGTCGGCGAACGGGGGCACAAGTTGTCCGGCGGGGAGAAGCAACGGATGGCGATGGCCCGCGTCATTTTGAAGGACCCGAAGATTTTGATCCTCGACGAAGCGACGTCTGCGCTGGATTCGCACTCGGAGGCGTACATCCAGCAGGCGTTGGAAGAGCTGATGAAGTCGCGGACGTCGGTGGTGATTGCGCACAGGCTTTCGACGATCTTGCACGCCGACCAGATTCTCGTGATCGAGGACGGGAAGTTGGTCGAGCAGGGGACGCATGAGGAATTGCTGGCGGTGGACGGGTTGTACGCGAGTCTGTACCGGCAGCAGTTTGAGGGGGAGCAATAG
- a CDS encoding 2Fe-2S iron-sulfur cluster-binding protein, which produces MADTVKITIHLEETNETVSIDVPKGSNLLEECKKRHIEMEWGCASAECGQCSVKILQGEEHVNEPSVEEIDFLLFRIDDGVRLACQVECNGDLEVDHPARD; this is translated from the coding sequence ATGGCTGATACTGTAAAAATCACGATTCACTTGGAAGAAACGAACGAAACCGTCTCCATTGACGTTCCGAAAGGCTCCAACTTGCTCGAAGAATGCAAGAAGCGCCACATCGAAATGGAATGGGGCTGTGCAAGCGCGGAGTGCGGCCAATGCTCCGTCAAGATCCTCCAAGGCGAAGAGCACGTAAACGAACCGTCTGTGGAAGAGATCGACTTCTTGCTGTTCCGCATCGACGACGGCGTGCGTCTGGCGTGCCAAGTCGAGTGCAACGGCGACTTGGAAGTCGACCACCCGGCTCGCGACTAA
- a CDS encoding GNAT family N-acetyltransferase, with translation MRKPVRLRPAEVTDADVLYAYRLDEEVMYWGNGARGDIDPTREQMVERLRNQKSATDRTFAIEVEEEAGHWRMIGTVSYSGLDAFERVATIGMMIGERAYWGGGYGTEALEQFLYVLFRRLNLRRVELDTHEANKRAIRCYEKAGFVIEGVRRKRRYTINGYQDQILMGLLREEWEERVQLAPKYQ, from the coding sequence GTGCGCAAACCTGTTCGATTGCGTCCGGCGGAAGTAACGGACGCAGATGTTTTGTATGCGTACCGTTTGGATGAAGAAGTGATGTATTGGGGCAACGGTGCCCGTGGGGATATCGACCCGACCCGTGAGCAGATGGTGGAGCGTCTGCGCAATCAGAAGTCGGCGACGGATCGTACATTTGCGATCGAAGTCGAGGAAGAAGCCGGGCACTGGCGGATGATCGGTACGGTTTCGTACAGCGGTCTGGATGCGTTTGAACGCGTGGCGACGATTGGCATGATGATCGGGGAACGTGCGTATTGGGGCGGTGGATATGGGACGGAGGCGTTGGAGCAGTTCCTGTACGTCCTCTTCCGCCGCTTGAACTTGCGTCGGGTGGAACTCGACACTCATGAAGCAAACAAGCGGGCGATTCGCTGCTATGAGAAAGCGGGGTTCGTCATCGAAGGCGTGCGACGCAAGCGGCGCTATACGATCAACGGCTACCAAGACCAGATCTTGATGGGTCTGCTTCGTGAGGAATGGGAAGAGCGGGTGCAGTTGGCACCGAAGTACCAGTAG
- a CDS encoding sensor histidine kinase: MKANRNLWSRIGRLYDRLVWEINHSLRAQLMMMFVLSLLIAFTVGILTNYVTESFFRTSIIDYSSGRYKIDDAARNLTQAIALKEENGGSYDVQQQLEELEERNRRTGEVGELRLLVVDSAGKVLYKSKKAKEKEVNLHDLLWQSMDQQRKDDVGDEGESTFAYPVEMGGEHVFVIASGSPKPAIQYRPTGNPVPMVVFFAGFFISFYWLSKRKVRYIGELADGLLLISEGQLEHRVPEISSDELGSLAQNINHMTNELQTKIEAERLAERMKNELITNVSHDLRTPLTSVMGYLRLLHEHRYESTEQLEEYVKVAYSKSEQLQGLIEDLFEFTKLSGPGVQLVKQEICVHDLLEQLIEEWVPLFEAEGLSVLRTLPEGHLFLPVDAEKLVRVLENLFSNVVKYSTKPGVVAITLRDTGDGAQFTIENHGEPLTSEELERLFDRFYRVEQARSSARGGSGLGLAIAQNIITLHGGRIWAESEGERVTFQVWLPRT, from the coding sequence TTGAAAGCTAACCGGAACCTGTGGTCTCGGATCGGGAGACTGTACGACCGATTGGTGTGGGAGATCAACCACAGTTTGCGGGCGCAGTTGATGATGATGTTCGTGCTGAGCCTGTTGATCGCCTTCACGGTCGGAATTCTGACCAACTATGTGACGGAGAGTTTTTTCCGCACGTCGATCATCGATTACTCGTCGGGCCGGTACAAGATCGACGACGCCGCACGCAATCTCACCCAAGCGATTGCGCTCAAGGAAGAGAACGGCGGGTCCTACGATGTGCAACAGCAACTCGAAGAGCTCGAAGAGCGCAACCGCCGCACGGGAGAAGTGGGCGAGCTCCGTCTCCTCGTGGTCGACAGTGCAGGAAAAGTGCTGTACAAATCGAAAAAAGCCAAGGAAAAGGAAGTCAACTTGCACGACTTGCTCTGGCAATCGATGGACCAGCAACGCAAGGATGACGTGGGAGACGAGGGCGAATCGACGTTCGCCTATCCGGTCGAGATGGGCGGCGAGCATGTGTTCGTCATCGCCTCCGGGTCTCCGAAACCGGCGATTCAGTACCGACCGACGGGAAACCCGGTGCCGATGGTGGTGTTTTTTGCTGGATTTTTCATCTCGTTCTATTGGTTGAGCAAGCGCAAGGTGCGCTATATCGGCGAGCTGGCGGACGGGCTGTTGTTGATCTCGGAAGGTCAATTGGAGCACCGAGTGCCGGAGATTTCCTCTGACGAACTGGGTTCCTTGGCGCAGAACATCAACCACATGACGAACGAGTTGCAGACCAAGATCGAGGCGGAGCGCCTCGCCGAACGGATGAAAAACGAATTGATCACCAACGTCTCGCACGACTTGCGCACGCCGCTGACTTCGGTGATGGGCTATCTGCGGCTGTTGCATGAGCATCGCTACGAATCAACGGAGCAACTCGAAGAGTACGTGAAGGTCGCGTACAGCAAATCGGAGCAGTTGCAAGGCTTGATCGAGGATTTGTTTGAGTTCACCAAGTTGTCCGGCCCCGGCGTGCAATTGGTGAAGCAAGAAATCTGCGTCCACGATCTGCTCGAACAGTTGATTGAAGAATGGGTGCCGCTGTTTGAAGCAGAGGGGCTGTCCGTCCTGCGGACGTTGCCGGAGGGACATCTGTTCCTGCCCGTCGATGCAGAAAAATTGGTGCGGGTGCTGGAAAATTTGTTCAGCAACGTGGTAAAGTACTCAACAAAGCCGGGTGTGGTGGCGATAACCTTACGAGACACGGGCGACGGTGCGCAATTCACCATCGAGAACCACGGCGAGCCGTTGACCTCTGAGGAATTGGAGCGCTTGTTTGACCGCTTCTATCGGGTGGAGCAAGCTCGTTCCTCCGCACGAGGCGGGTCTGGACTCGGTCTCGCCATCGCCCAAAATATCATCACGCTGCACGGCGGTCGGATTTGGGCCGAGAGTGAAGGCGAACGCGTAACATTTCAAGTTTGGCTCCCGAGAACGTAG